A window of Sebastes umbrosus isolate fSebUmb1 chromosome 3, fSebUmb1.pri, whole genome shotgun sequence contains these coding sequences:
- the LOC119484705 gene encoding parvalbumin-7-like, with product MSMTDLLKAEEIKKALEAFAGETFDPKKFFEMVGMKAMTAENVRKVFQVLDVDGSGFIEEEELKYVLKGFSKEGRDLTDSETSAFLKAADKDGDGKIGIDEFEILVHEG from the exons ATGTCGATGACAGATCTGTTGAAAGCTGAGGAGATCAAGAAAGCTCTTGAAGCCTTTGCAG GAGAAACATTCGACCCTAAGAAGTTCTTTGAAATGGTGGGAATGAAGGCCATGACAGCTGAAAACGTCAGGAAGGTCTTCCAGGTTCTGGATGTGGACGGCAGCGGCTtcatagaggaggaggagctcaa GTATGTACTAAAGGGCTTTTCCAAGGAGGGCAGAGATCTGACCGACTCTGAGACATCAGCGTTCCTTAAAGCCGCAGACAAAGATGGAGACGGCAAGATCGGCATTGATG agTTTGAGATCTTGGTGCATGAGGGATAG
- the baiap2l2b gene encoding brain-specific angiogenesis inhibitor 1-associated protein 2-like protein 2 has protein sequence MSGATSDQLHRSTLTVYLNLMEHFNPGLQKLVALGNSYVTAFQALAVCSEAYFSAVAKMGDQALHTLSSRSLGDVLIQISETQRRLTAEMEGVFRWFQIEVLQAMEKNVKLDEEYIDGSRRVYELEVRNQAENLEKQLRRGAYRDSLENSEYMLYLRQSQQEILKEEERRYRFLAEKHCGLTQSLLFLINKTGTSLQQKADGWKEKVNETRGSRPRTPTHVDQDAQLRGSVSSLLQTVARDEDMSWARREQQALGRVPSRAPSPLPSRSRSRSSSVGESLGLGGGRAMRALVSHPSSSNPKLLPFNRGETVTVLVQEPRNGWLYGRTDSSLRQGWFPAAYVAPVEDFSNTLATSCGSVRSHSMNNLLDPTDTYTDQSEGKSFGDVPPPATPDRRASVDVWPISPLPEKKLESGSETKPGQTKSYNDQPPPPPPPPPPPLPLNQSLRRGSADYRPISPLPDRRAESASDVQALSPHGPPENPLFPRGTNPFATVKLRPTTTNDRSDPQIQ, from the exons CCTTAGCGGTTTGCAGCGAGGCCTACTTCAGCGCCGTGGCTAAGATGGGTGACCAGGCCCTTCACACACTTTCATCTCGCTCTCttg GGGATGTCCTGATCCAGATATCAGAAACACAGAGGAGGCTCACCgcagagatggagggagtg TTTCGATGGTTCCAGATAGAGGTGCTGCAAGCCATGGAGAAGAATGTCAAGTTGGATGAGGAGTACATTGAT GGCAGCCGCAGAGTGTATGAGCTGGAGGTGAGGAACCAGGCAGAGAATCTGGAGAAGCAGCTCAGACGAGGAGCCTACAGAGACTCTCTG gagaACAGTGAGTACATGCTGTACCTGCGGCAGAGCCAGCAGGAGAtcctgaaggaggaggagaggaggtatCGTTTCCTGGCAGAGAAACACTGTGGCCTCACTCAGTCGCTGCTCTTCCTTATAAACAAG ACCGGAACGTCTCTCCAGCAGAAGGCAGATGGATGGAAGGAGAAAGTGAATGAGACCAGAGGGTCCAGACCTCGAACTCCCACCCATGTGGATCAGGATGCTCAG CTGCGAGGTTCAGTGAGCTCCCTGCTGCAGACAGTAGCCAGAGATGAAGACATGTCCTGGGCCAGAAGGGAGCAGCAGGCGCTGGGCAGAGTGCCCTCTAGAG CGCCGTCTCCCCTCCCGAGCCGCTCTCGCTCTCGCTCCAGCTCAGTGGGGGAATCTCTGGGTCTGGGTGGAGGCAGAGCCATGAGAGCTCTGGTGTCTCACCCCTCCTCATCCAACCCAAAGCTTTTACCTTTCAACAGGGGAGAGACCGTCACCGTGCTGGTCCAGGAGCCACGCAACGGCTGGCTGTATGGACGCACTGACAGCAGCCTGCG TCAGGGCTGGTTCCCTGCTGCCTATGTGGCCCCCGTTGAGGATTTCTCCAACACTTTAGCAACAAG TTGTGGCTCTGTAAGAAGTCACAGTATGAACAATCTGCTGGACCCCACTGACACCTACACCGACCAATCAGAGGGCAAGAGCTTTGGGGACGTCCCGCCTCCAGCCACACCCGACCGCAGAGCCTCCGTCGACGTCTGGCCAATCTCTCCTCTCCCTGAGAAGAAGCTGGAGTCAGGCTCGGAGACGAAGCCCGGTCAGACGAAGAGCTACAACGATCAGccgcctccacctcctcccccaccgcctcctcctcttcccctgAATCAGAGTCTCAGAAGGGGCTCTGCAGATTATCGACCCATCTCTCCCCTCCCTGACAGGAGGGCAGAATCAGCGTCTGATGTCCAG GCATTATCACCTCATGGGCCACCTGAAAACCCTCTGTTTCCCAG AGGCACAAACCCGTTCGCCACCGTAAAGCTTCGCCCCACGACGACCAACGACAGATCTGATCCTCAGATTCAATGA